A genomic segment from Klebsiella africana encodes:
- a CDS encoding YciK family oxidoreductase, with product MHYQPQRHLLKDRIILVTGASDGIGREAALTYARYSASVILLGRNDDKLRIVAQEIEREGGIPPRWFTLDLLTCTPQACQQLAQQISMHYPRLDGVLHNAGLLGDICPMDEQKPEVWQQVMQVNVNGTFMLTQALLPLLLRSESGSLVFTSSSVGRQGRANWGAYAVSKFATEGMMQVLADEYQSRHLRVNCINPGGTRTGMRASAFPTEDPLKLKTPADIMPVYLWLMGDDSRRKTGMTFDAQPGRKPGIAQ from the coding sequence GTGCATTATCAACCGCAACGCCACTTGCTGAAAGATCGCATCATTCTGGTCACCGGGGCCAGCGACGGAATTGGTCGTGAAGCGGCCCTGACCTACGCCCGCTATAGCGCCAGTGTGATTCTGCTGGGTCGCAACGACGATAAACTGCGCATTGTCGCCCAGGAGATTGAGCGCGAGGGCGGCATTCCCCCTCGCTGGTTTACCCTCGACTTGCTCACCTGTACGCCGCAGGCGTGCCAGCAGCTGGCACAGCAGATCAGCATGCACTATCCCCGCCTTGACGGCGTGCTGCACAACGCCGGCCTGCTCGGCGACATCTGCCCCATGGACGAGCAGAAGCCGGAGGTCTGGCAGCAGGTGATGCAGGTGAACGTCAACGGCACCTTTATGCTGACCCAGGCGCTTCTTCCTTTATTACTTCGTTCGGAATCGGGCTCGCTGGTCTTCACCTCTTCCAGCGTCGGTCGTCAGGGCCGCGCCAACTGGGGCGCCTATGCCGTTTCCAAATTCGCCACCGAAGGCATGATGCAGGTGCTGGCCGACGAGTATCAAAGCCGCCACCTGCGAGTAAATTGTATCAACCCCGGCGGCACTCGCACCGGGATGCGCGCCAGCGCATTCCCGACGGAAGATCCGCTAAAACTGAAAACCCCCGCTGACATTATGCCCGTCTATCTGTGGCTGATGGGTGACGACAGTCGTCGCAAGACGGGAATGACCTTTGACGCCCAACCGGGCCGTAAGCCAGGAATTGCCCAATGA
- a CDS encoding DMT family transporter: MRVIDYGRLLLLAALWGASFLFMRITTPAFGAMNSAFLRVLFAAIALGLLLGVQGKWGGYQGKLIFTLQLGVINSGLPFLMYCLAAQWLPAGYSATLNATAPMMGVLIGALCFAEPLTVRKGGGAILGAIGVAVIARPTSGLSAALLLPGIGACLTATACYGLAGFLTRRWIQQRGGLEAERVALGSQVGATLFLFPFFLWSCWHGPAVDWRQSLPWIAIVMLGVVCTAAGYILYFRLIADIGPLRSLSVTFLIPPFAALWGYLCLGETVEEGLILGALLVCVALWMIVVPSGKKRGIPDGA; this comes from the coding sequence ATGCGTGTTATCGACTATGGCCGCCTGCTGTTACTCGCCGCTCTCTGGGGCGCCAGCTTTTTGTTTATGCGCATCACCACCCCGGCCTTCGGGGCGATGAACAGCGCTTTTCTTCGCGTACTGTTCGCCGCTATCGCGCTCGGGCTGTTACTCGGCGTGCAGGGTAAATGGGGCGGTTATCAGGGAAAACTCATATTCACTCTACAGCTAGGGGTCATTAATTCAGGCCTTCCTTTTCTGATGTACTGCCTGGCCGCGCAGTGGCTGCCGGCAGGGTACTCTGCCACACTGAACGCCACGGCACCGATGATGGGGGTGCTGATCGGCGCGTTATGCTTTGCAGAACCGTTAACCGTGCGTAAAGGTGGCGGCGCGATACTGGGCGCCATTGGCGTGGCGGTGATCGCGCGCCCGACATCTGGCCTTAGCGCCGCCCTGCTGCTGCCGGGGATAGGCGCCTGCCTGACCGCGACCGCCTGTTACGGTCTGGCCGGCTTTCTGACCCGCCGCTGGATCCAGCAGCGAGGCGGCCTTGAGGCGGAGCGCGTCGCGCTGGGTAGCCAGGTCGGCGCCACGCTGTTTCTGTTTCCTTTCTTTCTCTGGTCCTGCTGGCATGGGCCAGCGGTAGACTGGCGGCAGAGTCTGCCGTGGATAGCGATAGTCATGCTGGGCGTGGTCTGCACGGCGGCAGGGTATATTCTCTATTTCCGCCTGATTGCTGATATAGGACCGCTGCGTTCGCTGTCGGTGACCTTTTTGATCCCACCTTTTGCGGCGCTGTGGGGCTATCTGTGCCTCGGAGAGACCGTGGAGGAAGGACTGATTCTCGGCGCGCTGCTGGTCTGTGTAGCGCTATGGATGATTGTCGTGCCGTCGGGGAAAAAACGCGGGATACCGGACGGCGCATGA
- the cobO gene encoding cob(I)yrinic acid a,c-diamide adenosyltransferase, producing MSDERYRERQQRLKDKVDARVAAAQDERGIVMVFTGNGKGKTTAAFGTATRAVGHGKKVGVIQFIKGTWPNGERNLLEPHGVEFQVMATGFTWNTQDRDSDTAACLAVWEHARRMLADDQLDLVLLDELTYMVAYDYLPLESVLSALRERPAHQSVIITGRGCHRDIIELADTVSELRPVKHAFDAGIKAQMGIDY from the coding sequence ATGAGTGATGAACGCTACCGCGAACGCCAGCAGCGGCTGAAAGATAAAGTTGACGCCCGGGTGGCGGCAGCCCAGGACGAACGCGGCATTGTGATGGTCTTTACCGGCAACGGTAAAGGTAAAACCACCGCCGCCTTTGGCACCGCAACCCGCGCCGTCGGCCACGGCAAAAAAGTCGGCGTGATCCAGTTTATCAAGGGGACCTGGCCTAACGGCGAGCGCAACTTGCTGGAACCCCACGGCGTCGAATTTCAGGTGATGGCCACCGGCTTCACCTGGAACACCCAGGATCGCGACAGCGACACCGCCGCCTGTCTGGCGGTCTGGGAGCATGCCCGCCGTATGCTCGCTGACGATCAGCTCGATCTGGTGCTGCTGGACGAGCTGACCTACATGGTGGCGTACGATTACCTGCCGCTGGAGTCGGTGCTGAGCGCCCTGCGTGAGCGTCCTGCCCATCAGTCGGTGATCATCACCGGCCGCGGCTGCCATCGCGATATTATTGAACTGGCCGATACAGTCAGCGAACTACGCCCGGTCAAGCATGCGTTTGATGCCGGGATTAAAGCGCAGATGGGGATTGACTACTGA
- a CDS encoding L-threonylcarbamoyladenylate synthase, with translation MSQFFYIHPDNPQARLINQAVEIVRKGGVIVYPTDSGYALGCKIEDKGAMERICRIRQLPDGHNFTLMCRDLSELSTYAFVDNVAFRLMKNNTPGNYTFILKGTKEVPRRLLQEKRKTIGMRVPSNPIAQALLETLGEPMLSTSLMLPGSDFTESDPEEIKDRLEKVVDLIIHGGFLGQQPTTVIDLTEDTPVVLREGVGDVKPFL, from the coding sequence ATGAGCCAGTTTTTTTATATCCATCCGGATAACCCGCAGGCGCGGTTGATTAATCAGGCGGTGGAGATTGTGCGTAAGGGCGGGGTGATCGTTTATCCGACCGACTCCGGCTACGCGCTGGGCTGCAAAATTGAAGACAAGGGCGCGATGGAGCGGATCTGCCGCATTCGTCAGCTGCCGGACGGCCACAACTTCACCCTGATGTGCCGTGATCTTTCCGAGCTGTCGACCTATGCCTTTGTCGACAACGTGGCGTTTCGCCTGATGAAAAACAACACCCCGGGCAACTACACCTTTATCCTTAAGGGGACTAAAGAAGTGCCGCGCCGGCTGCTGCAGGAGAAGCGTAAAACCATCGGCATGCGCGTCCCGTCTAACCCTATTGCTCAGGCGCTGCTTGAGACTTTAGGCGAACCGATGCTCTCCACGTCGCTGATGCTGCCCGGCAGCGACTTTACCGAGTCCGATCCGGAAGAGATCAAAGATCGTCTGGAGAAAGTCGTGGACCTCATCATTCACGGCGGTTTCCTTGGACAGCAGCCGACCACGGTTATCGACCTGACGGAAGATACCCCGGTGGTGCTGCGCGAAGGCGTCGGCGACGTGAAGCCGTTTCTCTAA
- the cysB gene encoding HTH-type transcriptional regulator CysB, whose protein sequence is MKLQQLRYIVEVVNHNLNVSSTAEGLYTSQPGISKQVRMLEDELGIQIFARSGKHLTQVTPAGQEIIRIAREVLSKVDAIKSVAGEHTWPDKGSLYVATTHTQARYALPGVIKGFIERYPRVSLHMHQGSPTQIAEAVSKGNADFAIATEALHLYDDLVMLPCYHWNRSIVVTPEHPLATKGSVSIEELAQYPLVTYTFGFTGRSELDTAFNRAGLTPRIVFTATDADVIKTYVRLGLGVGVIASMAVDPVSDPDLVKLDANGIFSHSTTKIGFRRSTFLRSYMYDFIQRFAPHLTRDVVDTAVALRSNEDIEAMFKDIKLPEK, encoded by the coding sequence ATGAAACTACAACAGCTTCGCTACATCGTTGAGGTGGTTAACCATAACCTGAATGTTTCATCCACCGCCGAAGGGCTTTATACCTCCCAGCCGGGCATCAGTAAGCAGGTCCGCATGCTGGAAGATGAGCTGGGCATCCAGATTTTTGCCCGCAGCGGCAAACATTTAACCCAGGTGACACCGGCCGGGCAGGAGATCATCCGCATCGCCCGCGAGGTATTGTCGAAAGTCGACGCTATCAAATCTGTCGCCGGGGAGCATACCTGGCCTGATAAAGGCTCGCTGTATGTGGCGACCACCCATACCCAGGCGCGCTACGCATTACCCGGGGTGATCAAAGGCTTCATTGAGCGTTATCCGCGCGTCTCGCTGCATATGCATCAGGGTTCGCCGACCCAGATTGCGGAGGCGGTCTCAAAAGGTAATGCCGACTTCGCTATCGCCACCGAGGCGCTGCATCTGTATGACGATCTGGTGATGTTGCCGTGCTATCACTGGAACCGCTCGATTGTGGTCACGCCTGAGCATCCTCTGGCGACGAAGGGCTCGGTATCCATCGAGGAACTGGCGCAGTACCCGCTGGTGACCTACACCTTTGGCTTTACCGGCCGTTCCGAACTTGACACCGCGTTTAATCGTGCGGGTCTGACGCCACGCATTGTCTTTACCGCCACTGACGCCGATGTTATCAAGACCTATGTTCGTCTGGGGCTTGGGGTCGGGGTGATCGCCAGCATGGCGGTGGACCCGGTTTCGGACCCGGATCTGGTGAAGCTGGATGCGAACGGTATTTTCAGCCACAGCACCACTAAAATTGGTTTCCGTCGCAGTACCTTTTTACGCAGCTATATGTATGATTTTATTCAACGCTTTGCCCCTCATCTGACCCGCGATGTGGTAGATACCGCCGTGGCGTTGCGTTCGAATGAAGATATTGAAGCGATGTTCAAAGATATAAAACTTCCGGAAAAATAA
- the rluB gene encoding 23S rRNA pseudouridine(2605) synthase RluB: protein MSEKLQKVLARAGHGSRREIEAKIEAGRVSVDGKIATLGDRVEIVPGLKIRIDGHLISVKESAEQICRVLAYYKPEGELCTRNDPEGRPTVFDRLPKLRGARWIAVGRLDVNTCGLLLFTTDGELANRLMHPSREVEREYAVRVFGQVDDDKLRQLSRGVQLEDGPAAFKTIKFTGGEGINQWYNVTLTEGRNREVRRLWEAVGVQVSRLIRVRYGDILLPKGLPRGGYTELDLAQTNYLRELVELTPETSSKVAVEKDRRRLKANQIRRAVKRHSQTSANPRQGNNSNRRSSTRNKTNG, encoded by the coding sequence ATGAGCGAGAAACTGCAAAAAGTGCTGGCCCGCGCCGGCCACGGCTCCCGCCGTGAAATTGAAGCGAAAATCGAAGCTGGCCGCGTCAGCGTCGACGGTAAAATCGCCACCCTCGGCGATCGTGTGGAAATCGTCCCCGGTTTAAAAATTCGTATCGATGGTCATCTGATCTCGGTGAAAGAGTCTGCCGAGCAGATCTGTCGCGTGCTGGCTTACTATAAGCCGGAAGGCGAGCTGTGTACCCGTAACGATCCGGAAGGGCGCCCGACGGTGTTTGATCGTCTGCCTAAACTGCGCGGCGCGCGCTGGATTGCCGTTGGTCGTCTGGACGTGAACACCTGCGGCCTGCTGCTGTTCACTACCGATGGCGAACTGGCCAACCGCCTGATGCACCCGAGCCGTGAAGTCGAGCGTGAGTACGCCGTTCGCGTTTTCGGCCAGGTGGACGATGATAAACTGCGCCAGCTGTCGCGCGGCGTACAGTTAGAAGATGGTCCGGCAGCGTTTAAAACCATCAAATTCACCGGCGGTGAAGGGATTAACCAGTGGTACAACGTCACCCTGACCGAAGGGCGTAACCGCGAAGTGCGTCGTCTGTGGGAAGCGGTCGGCGTGCAGGTCAGCCGTCTTATCCGCGTGCGCTACGGCGATATTCTGCTGCCGAAAGGTCTGCCGCGCGGTGGCTATACCGAACTGGACCTGGCGCAGACCAACTACCTGCGCGAGCTGGTGGAGCTCACGCCGGAAACCAGCTCTAAGGTTGCCGTTGAGAAAGACCGTCGGCGGTTGAAAGCCAATCAGATCCGTCGGGCGGTGAAGCGTCACAGCCAGACCAGCGCTAATCCGCGCCAGGGTAACAACAGCAACCGTCGTTCCAGTACTCGCAATAAGACTAACGGTTAA
- a CDS encoding YciN family protein, which produces MQGTTQPIDRQTLLEKANKLIREHEDTLAGIEATDVVQRNNVLVFSGEFYLDEQGLPTPKSTAVFNMFKYLAHELSDKYHLVD; this is translated from the coding sequence ATGCAAGGTACAACCCAACCAATCGATCGCCAGACGCTGCTCGAAAAAGCCAACAAACTTATTCGTGAACATGAGGATACGTTAGCCGGTATCGAAGCCACCGACGTCGTTCAGCGCAACAATGTCCTGGTGTTTAGCGGTGAGTTTTATCTTGATGAGCAGGGACTACCGACGCCGAAGAGTACAGCGGTATTTAACATGTTTAAGTATCTCGCTCACGAGCTGTCGGACAAGTACCACCTGGTCGATTAA
- the sohB gene encoding protease SohB, translating into MELLAQYGLFLAKIATVVVAIAVIAAIIVNLAQRKKQRGELRVTNLSEHYKEMKESLTVALLDGPQQKQWHKAQKKKQKQEAKAAKARAKLGNTEPEGKPRAWVLDFKGSMDAHEVNSLREEITAVLAAAKARDQVVIRLESPGGVVHGYGLAASQLQRLRDKQIPLTVAVDKVAASGGYMMACVANKIVSAPFAILGSIGVVAQIPNLHRFLKNKDIDIELHTAGQYKRTLTMLGENTEEGRRKFREDLNETHHLFKDFVHRMRPGLDIEQVATGEHWYGVQALEKGLVDAVETSDELLLGLMESHEVIGVRYQQRKKMLDRFTGSAAESADRLLLRWWQRGQKPLM; encoded by the coding sequence GTGGAATTACTTGCTCAGTACGGCTTATTTTTAGCCAAGATCGCGACCGTTGTTGTCGCCATCGCGGTGATTGCCGCTATTATCGTCAACCTCGCTCAGCGCAAGAAGCAGCGCGGCGAGCTGCGGGTGACCAATCTTAGCGAGCATTATAAAGAGATGAAGGAATCGCTGACGGTGGCGCTGCTGGACGGCCCGCAGCAGAAGCAGTGGCATAAGGCGCAGAAGAAAAAGCAAAAACAAGAGGCGAAGGCTGCCAAAGCGCGGGCGAAGCTGGGTAATACCGAGCCGGAAGGCAAGCCGCGCGCCTGGGTGCTGGATTTCAAAGGCAGTATGGATGCCCATGAGGTCAATAGCCTGCGGGAAGAGATCACTGCGGTGCTGGCGGCGGCGAAAGCGCGCGATCAGGTAGTTATTCGTCTGGAAAGCCCCGGCGGAGTGGTGCACGGCTACGGGCTGGCGGCTTCTCAACTGCAGCGCTTGCGTGACAAACAGATCCCGCTGACGGTGGCGGTCGATAAAGTAGCGGCTAGCGGCGGCTATATGATGGCCTGCGTGGCGAACAAGATTGTCTCGGCGCCGTTTGCGATTCTTGGGTCAATTGGCGTGGTGGCGCAGATCCCGAACCTGCACCGCTTCCTGAAGAACAAAGATATTGATATCGAACTGCATACCGCCGGGCAGTACAAACGGACGCTCACGATGCTCGGAGAAAATACCGAAGAAGGGCGGCGCAAGTTCCGTGAGGATCTCAATGAGACGCACCATTTGTTCAAGGATTTCGTTCATCGGATGCGCCCGGGACTTGATATCGAGCAGGTAGCTACCGGCGAGCACTGGTACGGGGTGCAGGCGCTGGAAAAAGGGCTGGTGGATGCGGTTGAAACCAGCGATGAGCTGCTGCTGGGGCTCATGGAGAGTCACGAAGTGATTGGAGTGCGCTATCAACAGCGCAAGAAAATGCTCGACCGCTTCACCGGCAGCGCGGCGGAGAGCGCCGATCGACTTCTGCTGCGCTGGTGGCAGCGCGGTCAGAAACCGCTGATGTAA
- the topA gene encoding type I DNA topoisomerase — protein sequence MGKALVIVESPAKAKTINKYLGNDYVVKSSVGHIRDLPTSGSASKKSADSTATKGAKKPKKDERGALVNRMGVDPWHDWNAHYEVLPGKEKVVSELKQLAEKADHIYLATDLDREGEAIAWHLREVIGGDEQRYSRVVFNEITKNAIRQAFEKPGELNIDRVNAQQARRFMDRVVGYMVSPLLWKKIARGLSAGRVQSVAVRLVVEREREIKAFVPEEYWEVDASTTTPGGDALPLQVTHKDDKPFRPVSRDETMAAVSLLEKASYSVLEREDKPTSSKPGAPFITSTLQQAASTRLGFGVKKTMMMAQRLYEAGHITYMRTDSTNLSQDALNMVRGYISDNFGKKYLPESANQYASKENSQEAHEAIRPSDVNVLAETLKDMEADAQKLYQLIWRQFVACQMTPAQYDSTTLTVAAGDFKLKARGRTLRFDGWTKVMPALRKGDEDRTLPVVKQGDRLSLVELTPAQHFTKPPARFSEASLVKELEKRGIGRPSTYASIISTIQDRGYVRVENRRFYAEKMGEIVTDRLEENFRDLMNYDFTAQMEDRLDQVANHQAEWKEVLNHFFGDFTTQLETAEKDPEEGGMQPNPMVLTSIDCPTCGRKMGIRTASTGVFLGCSGYALPPKERCKTTINLVPENEVLNVLEGDDAETNALRAKRRCQKCGTAMDSYLIDPKRKLHVCGNNPTCDGYEIEEGEFRIKGYDGPVVECEKCGSEMHLKMGRFGKYMACTNDECKNTRKILRNGEVAPPKEDPVPLPELPCEKSDAYFVLRDGAAGVFLAANTFPKSRETRAPLVEELYRFRDRLPEKLRYLADAPQQDPEGNKTLVRFSRKTKQQYVASEKEGKATGWSAFFIDGKWTEAKK from the coding sequence ATGGGTAAAGCTCTCGTTATCGTTGAGTCCCCGGCAAAAGCCAAAACGATCAATAAGTATCTGGGTAATGACTACGTGGTGAAATCCAGCGTCGGTCATATCCGCGATTTGCCGACCAGTGGATCAGCTTCCAAAAAGAGCGCCGACTCTACCGCCACCAAAGGGGCTAAAAAGCCTAAAAAGGACGAACGCGGCGCTCTGGTTAACCGCATGGGCGTGGACCCATGGCATGACTGGAATGCGCACTATGAAGTACTTCCGGGTAAAGAAAAGGTAGTTTCAGAACTCAAACAGTTGGCGGAAAAAGCTGACCACATATATCTCGCAACCGACCTTGACCGCGAAGGGGAAGCCATTGCCTGGCACCTGCGGGAAGTGATCGGCGGCGATGAACAGCGTTACAGCCGCGTGGTGTTCAATGAGATCACCAAAAACGCGATTCGTCAGGCCTTCGAAAAGCCGGGCGAACTGAATATCGATCGGGTTAACGCCCAGCAGGCGCGCCGCTTTATGGACCGCGTGGTGGGCTATATGGTCTCGCCGCTGCTGTGGAAGAAAATTGCCCGTGGTCTTTCTGCCGGGCGCGTGCAGTCCGTTGCGGTCCGCCTGGTGGTGGAGCGTGAGCGTGAAATTAAAGCGTTCGTCCCGGAAGAGTACTGGGAAGTTGATGCCAGCACCACCACGCCAGGCGGCGACGCGCTGCCTCTGCAGGTGACCCATAAAGACGATAAGCCGTTCCGTCCGGTCAGCCGTGATGAAACCATGGCGGCGGTATCGCTGCTGGAAAAAGCCAGCTACAGCGTGCTGGAGCGGGAAGACAAACCGACCAGCAGCAAGCCGGGCGCGCCGTTTATCACCTCCACGCTGCAGCAGGCGGCCAGCACCCGTCTCGGTTTCGGCGTGAAAAAGACCATGATGATGGCTCAACGTCTCTATGAGGCGGGGCACATTACCTATATGCGTACGGACTCTACTAACCTGAGTCAGGACGCGCTGAACATGGTTCGCGGCTATATCAGCGACAACTTTGGCAAAAAATATCTGCCGGAGAGCGCTAACCAGTACGCCAGCAAAGAAAACTCGCAGGAAGCGCACGAAGCGATTCGTCCTTCTGACGTGAACGTCCTGGCCGAAACGCTGAAAGATATGGAAGCGGATGCGCAGAAGCTCTATCAGCTGATCTGGCGCCAGTTTGTCGCCTGTCAGATGACGCCGGCGCAATACGACTCCACCACGCTGACCGTGGCAGCGGGTGATTTCAAACTGAAAGCGCGCGGTCGCACCTTACGTTTCGACGGCTGGACAAAAGTCATGCCGGCTCTGCGCAAGGGCGATGAAGACCGGACGCTGCCGGTGGTCAAACAGGGCGACCGCCTGAGCCTGGTGGAGCTGACGCCTGCGCAGCACTTTACCAAGCCGCCGGCGCGCTTCAGCGAAGCCTCGCTAGTGAAAGAGCTGGAAAAACGCGGCATCGGCCGTCCGTCGACCTACGCGTCGATCATCTCGACCATTCAGGATCGTGGCTACGTGCGGGTAGAAAACCGGCGTTTTTACGCAGAGAAAATGGGCGAGATCGTCACCGACCGGCTGGAAGAAAACTTCCGCGATCTGATGAACTACGACTTCACCGCACAGATGGAAGATCGTCTCGACCAGGTGGCCAACCACCAGGCCGAGTGGAAAGAGGTGCTGAACCACTTCTTTGGCGATTTCACCACCCAGCTGGAGACGGCAGAGAAAGATCCAGAAGAGGGCGGCATGCAGCCGAACCCGATGGTGCTTACCAGCATCGACTGCCCAACCTGCGGTCGTAAAATGGGGATCCGTACCGCCAGCACCGGCGTTTTCCTCGGCTGTTCGGGTTATGCCCTGCCGCCGAAAGAGCGGTGCAAAACCACCATCAACCTGGTGCCGGAAAACGAAGTCCTCAACGTACTGGAAGGCGATGACGCGGAAACTAACGCCCTGCGTGCTAAACGTCGCTGCCAGAAGTGCGGGACGGCGATGGACAGCTACCTTATCGATCCCAAGCGTAAACTGCACGTCTGTGGTAATAACCCGACCTGCGACGGCTATGAGATTGAAGAGGGCGAGTTCCGCATCAAGGGCTATGACGGCCCGGTGGTGGAGTGCGAGAAGTGCGGTTCTGAAATGCACCTGAAAATGGGGCGTTTCGGTAAGTACATGGCCTGTACCAACGACGAATGTAAAAACACGCGTAAGATCCTGCGCAATGGCGAAGTGGCTCCGCCGAAGGAAGATCCGGTCCCGCTGCCGGAGCTGCCGTGCGAGAAGTCTGACGCTTATTTCGTCCTGCGTGACGGGGCGGCGGGTGTCTTCCTGGCGGCCAACACCTTCCCGAAATCACGGGAAACGCGTGCGCCGCTGGTGGAGGAGCTTTACCGCTTCCGCGATCGTCTGCCGGAAAAACTGCGCTATCTTGCCGATGCGCCGCAGCAGGATCCGGAAGGCAATAAAACACTGGTACGTTTTAGCCGTAAAACGAAGCAGCAGTATGTTGCCTCCGAAAAAGAGGGTAAAGCGACCGGCTGGTCAGCCTTCTTTATCGACGGTAAATGGACGGAAGCTAAAAAATAA
- the rnm gene encoding RNase RNM, whose amino-acid sequence MSDSQYAVIYDLHSHTTASDGRLTPQELVHRAHEMRVGTLAITDHDSVAAIPAAREEIARAGLPLTLVNGVEISTLWENHEIHIVGLNIDIAHPTMTALLEEQKARRQQRGQMIAERLEKARIPGAWEGALRLADGGAVTRGHFARFLVEAGHAKNMAEVFKKYLARGKTGYVPPQWCTIKQAIDVIHHSGGKAVIAHPGRYDLSAKWLKRLLAHFSEQGGDAMEVAQCQQAPHERAQLAALAVQFGLLASQGSDFHQPCAWIELGRKLWLPAGVEGVWHSWEAAAE is encoded by the coding sequence TTGAGCGACAGCCAATACGCAGTGATTTACGATCTGCACAGCCACACCACCGCCTCTGATGGGCGGCTGACTCCGCAGGAACTGGTCCATCGCGCCCATGAGATGCGCGTTGGTACGCTGGCGATCACCGACCATGACAGCGTGGCGGCGATCCCGGCCGCCCGGGAAGAGATCGCCCGCGCCGGATTACCCTTAACGCTGGTGAACGGCGTCGAGATTTCGACGCTCTGGGAGAATCACGAAATACATATCGTGGGTCTGAATATTGATATTGCGCACCCGACGATGACCGCCCTGCTGGAGGAGCAGAAAGCGCGGCGCCAGCAGCGCGGTCAGATGATTGCCGAGCGTCTGGAGAAGGCGCGGATCCCTGGGGCCTGGGAAGGTGCGCTGCGCCTGGCGGACGGTGGCGCCGTCACCCGCGGCCATTTTGCCCGTTTTCTGGTAGAGGCTGGCCATGCGAAAAACATGGCGGAAGTCTTCAAAAAATACCTTGCTCGTGGGAAAACCGGTTACGTGCCGCCGCAGTGGTGTACAATAAAACAAGCGATTGATGTCATTCATCATTCTGGCGGCAAGGCGGTGATAGCCCATCCCGGGCGCTACGATCTCTCCGCCAAGTGGCTGAAGCGGCTGTTGGCCCACTTTAGCGAGCAGGGCGGTGACGCCATGGAAGTGGCCCAGTGTCAGCAGGCGCCCCATGAGCGTGCCCAGCTGGCCGCCCTGGCCGTGCAGTTTGGTCTTCTGGCGTCGCAGGGTTCCGATTTTCATCAGCCCTGCGCGTGGATCGAGCTTGGCCGTAAGCTCTGGCTCCCTGCCGGCGTGGAAGGTGTCTGGCACAGCTGGGAAGCGGCCGCCGAATAA